Proteins from one Hoplias malabaricus isolate fHopMal1 chromosome 2, fHopMal1.hap1, whole genome shotgun sequence genomic window:
- the tox4b gene encoding TOX high mobility group box family member 4b isoform X7 — protein sequence MEVRREFPGGNDNYLPMSGEGHPFLSSSETFHTPSLGDEEFEIPPISLDPSDSALSVSDVVSDFGELGDGGPSSSVPGNAVVEGDDPSFASTFVNPPSQGLEHLSLMNQQGGGPMLGSTLGMDLGHPIGSQFSSSSPMTIDVPLTDMNHGLLGHSQLTTIDQSELSAQLGLSLGGGAILARSQSPDQSLSATGSPSESLHDDDMDDFRRKSVLVDSPVSLSVSPGVISLSPSLAEQPATSVSMVPPTLAKRGVAGGGAKKGKKKKDPNEPQKPVSAYALFFRDTQAAIKGQNPNATFGEVSKIVASMWDSLGEEQKQVYKRKTEAAKKEYLKALAAYKANQLSQPTIEVLDTPPSPPVAPAPTPVIEPPPPVQTPTRSSRIPQHAPDNNTITNICMSNIIIDLPQVTTRSRTGAHKPATSTPPTPPTVTKIIIPKQQLQITTVMAPSSARQPPPLQQMQNTPPPPRLQQMVHSPAPPPLQAKPRGGGGTGQVATTVTTAPPPPLQIKIVPAPVHTEVATPIIVTTAEAPQVSASPAVAMEVAQPAAIVTAEGEEGMEVELNGSPAAETAPPAGPAVCVRAGCNNPPVESKDWDREYCSNECVATHCKDVFMAWCAIRGQNSTTVT from the exons ttCCCTGGAGGAAATGACAACTACTTGCCTATGAGCGGAGAGGGCCATCCTTTCCTGTCCTCCTCCGAG ACCTTCCATACACCCAGTTTGGGCGATGAGGAATTTGAGATCCCACCCATATCACTGGATCCCTCTGACTCTGCCCTTAGCGTCTCTGATGTCGTATCTGACTTTGGAGAGCTAGGCGATGGGGGCCCTTCCTCCAGTGTCCCTGGAAATGCAGTTGTTGAAGGCGATGACCCTTCATTTGCCTCAACCTTCGTAAACCCTCCATCGCAGGGCCTAGAACACCTCAGCCTTATGAACCAGCAAGGAGGGGGTCCCATGTTGGGGTCCACACTAGGAATG GATCTTGGCCATCCTATTGGTTCACAGTTCAGCAGCTCCTCCCCCATGACCATTGATGTTCCACTAACAGATATGAACCATGGGCTTCTTGGACACAGCCAACTAACCACTATTGACCAGTCGGAGCTCAGTGCTCAGCTGGGTCTCAGTTTAGGCGGAGGGGCTATTCTGGCACGCTCACAGTCACCCGACCAGTCGCTGTCTGCCACCGGCTCACCCTCCGAGTCGCTTCATGATGACGACATGGATGACTTCAGGAGA AAGAGCGTTCTGGTGGAttccccagtctctctctctgtctctcctggtgtcatctctctctccccgtctCTTGCCGAGCAGCCTGCCACCTCTGTGTCCATGGTCCCGCCCACTCTGGCAAAGAGAGGTGTGGCTGGTGGTGGAGCCAAGAaggggaagaagaaaaaagaccCAAACGAACCCCAAAAGCCAGTGTCTGCCTACGCCTTGttcttcagagacacacaggcGGCCATCAAGGGCCAGAATCCCAACGCCACCTTTGGTGAAGTGTCAAAGATTGTGGCCTCAATGTGGGACAGTTTGGgagaggagcagaaacag GTTTACAAGAGGAAGACTGAAGCTGCTAAGAAGGAATACCTTAAAGCACTTGCAGCTTACAAAGCCAATCAGCTTTCTCAG CCTACCATTGAAGTGCTGGATACACCCCCTTCTCCCCCGGTTGCTCCTGCCCCCACACCTGTCATTGAGCCTCCTCCACCTGTCCAGACGCCTACTCGCTCTTCCCGGATCCCACAGCACGCCCCTGACAACAACACCATCACCAACATCTGCATGTCCAACATCATCATCGACCTGCCACAGGTCACCACACGCTCTCGCACTGGAGCTCACAAACCGGCCACCAGCACCCCTCCAACTCCGCCCACCGTCACGAAGATCATCATCCCCAAACAGCAGCTCCAGATCACAACTGTCATGGCTCCATCTTCAGCTCGCCAACCTCCACCCCTCCAGCAAATGCAGAATACTCCTCCACCCCCACGCCTCCAGCAGATGGTACATTCCCCTGCTCCTCCCCCACTCCAGGCCAAACCTCGTGGAGGGGGCGGAACTGGCCAGGTGGCCACCACCGTCACTACagcacctccacctccactgcAGATCAAGATAGTCCCTGCCCCTGTGCACACAGAAGTGGCCACACCCATCATCGTCACGACTGCTGAGGCGCCGCAAGTCTCTGCCTCCCCTGCTGTCGCAATGGAGGTAGCACAGCCTGCTGCCATAGTAACAGCAGAAGGAGAGGAAGGG ATGGAGGTGGAGCTCAATGGTTCTCCGGCTGCTGAAACAGCTCCACCTGCAGggccagctgtgtgtgtaagagcAGGCTGCAATAACCCACCAGTAGAGAGCAAAGACTGGGACAGGGAGTACTGCAGTAATGAGTGTGTGGCCACGCACTGCAA GGACGTGTTCATGGCCTGGTGTGCGATCAGAGGGCAGAACTCCACCACAGTAACCTAG
- the tox4b gene encoding TOX high mobility group box family member 4b isoform X8 has translation MEFPGGNDNYLPMSGEGHPFLSSSETFHTPSLGDEEFEIPPISLDPSDSALSVSDVVSDFGELGDGGPSSSVPGNAVVEGDDPSFASTFVNPPSQGLEHLSLMNQQGGGPMLGSTLGMDLGHPIGSQFSSSSPMTIDVPLTDMNHGLLGHSQLTTIDQSELSAQLGLSLGGGAILARSQSPDQSLSATGSPSESLHDDDMDDFRRKSVLVDSPVSLSVSPGVISLSPSLAEQPATSVSMVPPTLAKRGVAGGGAKKGKKKKDPNEPQKPVSAYALFFRDTQAAIKGQNPNATFGEVSKIVASMWDSLGEEQKQVYKRKTEAAKKEYLKALAAYKANQLSQPTIEVLDTPPSPPVAPAPTPVIEPPPPVQTPTRSSRIPQHAPDNNTITNICMSNIIIDLPQVTTRSRTGAHKPATSTPPTPPTVTKIIIPKQQLQITTVMAPSSARQPPPLQQMQNTPPPPRLQQMVHSPAPPPLQAKPRGGGGTGQVATTVTTAPPPPLQIKIVPAPVHTEVATPIIVTTAEAPQVSASPAVAMEVAQPAAIVTAEGEEGMEVELNGSPAAETAPPAGPAVCVRAGCNNPPVESKDWDREYCSNECVATHCKDVFMAWCAIRGQNSTTVT, from the exons ttCCCTGGAGGAAATGACAACTACTTGCCTATGAGCGGAGAGGGCCATCCTTTCCTGTCCTCCTCCGAG ACCTTCCATACACCCAGTTTGGGCGATGAGGAATTTGAGATCCCACCCATATCACTGGATCCCTCTGACTCTGCCCTTAGCGTCTCTGATGTCGTATCTGACTTTGGAGAGCTAGGCGATGGGGGCCCTTCCTCCAGTGTCCCTGGAAATGCAGTTGTTGAAGGCGATGACCCTTCATTTGCCTCAACCTTCGTAAACCCTCCATCGCAGGGCCTAGAACACCTCAGCCTTATGAACCAGCAAGGAGGGGGTCCCATGTTGGGGTCCACACTAGGAATG GATCTTGGCCATCCTATTGGTTCACAGTTCAGCAGCTCCTCCCCCATGACCATTGATGTTCCACTAACAGATATGAACCATGGGCTTCTTGGACACAGCCAACTAACCACTATTGACCAGTCGGAGCTCAGTGCTCAGCTGGGTCTCAGTTTAGGCGGAGGGGCTATTCTGGCACGCTCACAGTCACCCGACCAGTCGCTGTCTGCCACCGGCTCACCCTCCGAGTCGCTTCATGATGACGACATGGATGACTTCAGGAGA AAGAGCGTTCTGGTGGAttccccagtctctctctctgtctctcctggtgtcatctctctctccccgtctCTTGCCGAGCAGCCTGCCACCTCTGTGTCCATGGTCCCGCCCACTCTGGCAAAGAGAGGTGTGGCTGGTGGTGGAGCCAAGAaggggaagaagaaaaaagaccCAAACGAACCCCAAAAGCCAGTGTCTGCCTACGCCTTGttcttcagagacacacaggcGGCCATCAAGGGCCAGAATCCCAACGCCACCTTTGGTGAAGTGTCAAAGATTGTGGCCTCAATGTGGGACAGTTTGGgagaggagcagaaacag GTTTACAAGAGGAAGACTGAAGCTGCTAAGAAGGAATACCTTAAAGCACTTGCAGCTTACAAAGCCAATCAGCTTTCTCAG CCTACCATTGAAGTGCTGGATACACCCCCTTCTCCCCCGGTTGCTCCTGCCCCCACACCTGTCATTGAGCCTCCTCCACCTGTCCAGACGCCTACTCGCTCTTCCCGGATCCCACAGCACGCCCCTGACAACAACACCATCACCAACATCTGCATGTCCAACATCATCATCGACCTGCCACAGGTCACCACACGCTCTCGCACTGGAGCTCACAAACCGGCCACCAGCACCCCTCCAACTCCGCCCACCGTCACGAAGATCATCATCCCCAAACAGCAGCTCCAGATCACAACTGTCATGGCTCCATCTTCAGCTCGCCAACCTCCACCCCTCCAGCAAATGCAGAATACTCCTCCACCCCCACGCCTCCAGCAGATGGTACATTCCCCTGCTCCTCCCCCACTCCAGGCCAAACCTCGTGGAGGGGGCGGAACTGGCCAGGTGGCCACCACCGTCACTACagcacctccacctccactgcAGATCAAGATAGTCCCTGCCCCTGTGCACACAGAAGTGGCCACACCCATCATCGTCACGACTGCTGAGGCGCCGCAAGTCTCTGCCTCCCCTGCTGTCGCAATGGAGGTAGCACAGCCTGCTGCCATAGTAACAGCAGAAGGAGAGGAAGGG ATGGAGGTGGAGCTCAATGGTTCTCCGGCTGCTGAAACAGCTCCACCTGCAGggccagctgtgtgtgtaagagcAGGCTGCAATAACCCACCAGTAGAGAGCAAAGACTGGGACAGGGAGTACTGCAGTAATGAGTGTGTGGCCACGCACTGCAA GGACGTGTTCATGGCCTGGTGTGCGATCAGAGGGCAGAACTCCACCACAGTAACCTAG
- the tox4b gene encoding TOX high mobility group box family member 4b isoform X6 translates to MEFPGGNDNYLPMSGEGHPFLSSSEVALPSTYSLQIQTFHTPSLGDEEFEIPPISLDPSDSALSVSDVVSDFGELGDGGPSSSVPGNAVVEGDDPSFASTFVNPPSQGLEHLSLMNQQGGGPMLGSTLGMDLGHPIGSQFSSSSPMTIDVPLTDMNHGLLGHSQLTTIDQSELSAQLGLSLGGGAILARSQSPDQSLSATGSPSESLHDDDMDDFRRKSVLVDSPVSLSVSPGVISLSPSLAEQPATSVSMVPPTLAKRGVAGGGAKKGKKKKDPNEPQKPVSAYALFFRDTQAAIKGQNPNATFGEVSKIVASMWDSLGEEQKQVYKRKTEAAKKEYLKALAAYKANQLSQPTIEVLDTPPSPPVAPAPTPVIEPPPPVQTPTRSSRIPQHAPDNNTITNICMSNIIIDLPQVTTRSRTGAHKPATSTPPTPPTVTKIIIPKQQLQITTVMAPSSARQPPPLQQMQNTPPPPRLQQMVHSPAPPPLQAKPRGGGGTGQVATTVTTAPPPPLQIKIVPAPVHTEVATPIIVTTAEAPQVSASPAVAMEVAQPAAIVTAEGEEGMEVELNGSPAAETAPPAGPAVCVRAGCNNPPVESKDWDREYCSNECVATHCKDVFMAWCAIRGQNSTTVT, encoded by the exons ttCCCTGGAGGAAATGACAACTACTTGCCTATGAGCGGAGAGGGCCATCCTTTCCTGTCCTCCTCCGAGGTAGCTCTCCCCTCCACATACTCCCTTCAAATCCAG ACCTTCCATACACCCAGTTTGGGCGATGAGGAATTTGAGATCCCACCCATATCACTGGATCCCTCTGACTCTGCCCTTAGCGTCTCTGATGTCGTATCTGACTTTGGAGAGCTAGGCGATGGGGGCCCTTCCTCCAGTGTCCCTGGAAATGCAGTTGTTGAAGGCGATGACCCTTCATTTGCCTCAACCTTCGTAAACCCTCCATCGCAGGGCCTAGAACACCTCAGCCTTATGAACCAGCAAGGAGGGGGTCCCATGTTGGGGTCCACACTAGGAATG GATCTTGGCCATCCTATTGGTTCACAGTTCAGCAGCTCCTCCCCCATGACCATTGATGTTCCACTAACAGATATGAACCATGGGCTTCTTGGACACAGCCAACTAACCACTATTGACCAGTCGGAGCTCAGTGCTCAGCTGGGTCTCAGTTTAGGCGGAGGGGCTATTCTGGCACGCTCACAGTCACCCGACCAGTCGCTGTCTGCCACCGGCTCACCCTCCGAGTCGCTTCATGATGACGACATGGATGACTTCAGGAGA AAGAGCGTTCTGGTGGAttccccagtctctctctctgtctctcctggtgtcatctctctctccccgtctCTTGCCGAGCAGCCTGCCACCTCTGTGTCCATGGTCCCGCCCACTCTGGCAAAGAGAGGTGTGGCTGGTGGTGGAGCCAAGAaggggaagaagaaaaaagaccCAAACGAACCCCAAAAGCCAGTGTCTGCCTACGCCTTGttcttcagagacacacaggcGGCCATCAAGGGCCAGAATCCCAACGCCACCTTTGGTGAAGTGTCAAAGATTGTGGCCTCAATGTGGGACAGTTTGGgagaggagcagaaacag GTTTACAAGAGGAAGACTGAAGCTGCTAAGAAGGAATACCTTAAAGCACTTGCAGCTTACAAAGCCAATCAGCTTTCTCAG CCTACCATTGAAGTGCTGGATACACCCCCTTCTCCCCCGGTTGCTCCTGCCCCCACACCTGTCATTGAGCCTCCTCCACCTGTCCAGACGCCTACTCGCTCTTCCCGGATCCCACAGCACGCCCCTGACAACAACACCATCACCAACATCTGCATGTCCAACATCATCATCGACCTGCCACAGGTCACCACACGCTCTCGCACTGGAGCTCACAAACCGGCCACCAGCACCCCTCCAACTCCGCCCACCGTCACGAAGATCATCATCCCCAAACAGCAGCTCCAGATCACAACTGTCATGGCTCCATCTTCAGCTCGCCAACCTCCACCCCTCCAGCAAATGCAGAATACTCCTCCACCCCCACGCCTCCAGCAGATGGTACATTCCCCTGCTCCTCCCCCACTCCAGGCCAAACCTCGTGGAGGGGGCGGAACTGGCCAGGTGGCCACCACCGTCACTACagcacctccacctccactgcAGATCAAGATAGTCCCTGCCCCTGTGCACACAGAAGTGGCCACACCCATCATCGTCACGACTGCTGAGGCGCCGCAAGTCTCTGCCTCCCCTGCTGTCGCAATGGAGGTAGCACAGCCTGCTGCCATAGTAACAGCAGAAGGAGAGGAAGGG ATGGAGGTGGAGCTCAATGGTTCTCCGGCTGCTGAAACAGCTCCACCTGCAGggccagctgtgtgtgtaagagcAGGCTGCAATAACCCACCAGTAGAGAGCAAAGACTGGGACAGGGAGTACTGCAGTAATGAGTGTGTGGCCACGCACTGCAA GGACGTGTTCATGGCCTGGTGTGCGATCAGAGGGCAGAACTCCACCACAGTAACCTAG